The Neoarius graeffei isolate fNeoGra1 chromosome 25, fNeoGra1.pri, whole genome shotgun sequence genome includes a region encoding these proteins:
- the ucp3 gene encoding mitochondrial uncoupling protein 3 has protein sequence MVGLKPTDRAPTATVKFFGAGTAACIADLVTFPLDTAKVRLQIQGESKPAEGAAGVKYRGVFGTITTIVRMEGPRSLYNGLVAGLQRQMSFASVRIGLYDSMKQFYTRGSENAGIVSRLLAGCTTGAMAVAFAQPTDVVKVRFQAQIRVADGAKRYNGTMDAYKTIARDEGIKGLWKGCIPNITRNAIVNCAELVTYDIIKELILKYNLMTDNLPCHFTAAFGAGFCTTIVASPVDVVKTRFMNSTVGQYNSAINCALTMLTKEGPAAFYKGFMPSFLRLGSWNIVMFVSYEQIKRAMTRVQQSWEAPF, from the exons ATGGTTGGACTCAAGCCCACAGATCGAGCTCCGACAGCCACTGTGAAGTTCTTCGGTGCTGGAACAGCAGCCTGCATCGCTGACTTAGTGACCTTTCCCCTGGACACAGCCAAAGTCAGGCTCCAG ATCCAGGGTGAGTCCAAGCCTGCTGAAGGAGCAGCTGGCGTGAAATATCGGGGTGTGTTTGGTACTATCACCACTATAGTACGCATGGAGGGGCCACGGAGTCTCTACAACGGGCTGGTGGCTGGACTGCAGCGACAGATGAGCTTCGCTTCGGTCCGCATCGGCCTTTATGACTCGATGAAGCAGTTCTACACTCGAGGGTCTGAGA ATGCAGGCATTGTGAGTCGGTTGCTAGCCGGCTGCACGACCGGGGCCATGGCCGTGGCATTTGCGCAGCCCACAGATGTAGTAAAAGTACGCTTCCAGGCCCAAATCCGTGTTGCCGATGGAGCAAAGCGTTACAATGGCACAATGGATGCCTACAAGACCATCGCTCGTGATGAAGGCATCAAAGGGCTGTGGAAAG GTTGCATACCAAACATCACAAGAAATGCTATTGTGAACTGTGCTGAGCTGGTAACCTATGACATCATCAAAGagcttatactcaagtacaatctCATGACAG ATAACTTGCCCTGCCACTTCACGGCTGCGTTTGGAGCCGGGTTCTGCACCACCATCGTAGCCTCTCCGGTGGATGTGGTAAAGACCCGCTTCATGAACTCCACTGTAGGCCAGTACAACAGTGCCATCAACTGTGCCCTCACCATGCTGACCAAGGAAGGACCGGCTGCCTTTTACAAAGG GTTCATGCCCTCGTTCCTTCGCCTGGGATCCTGGAACATTGTGATGTTTGTCTCGTATGAGCAAATCAAGAGAGCCATGACAAGAGTGCAGCAATCCTGGGAGGCACCATTTTGA
- the LOC132873502 gene encoding mitochondrial uncoupling protein 2: MVGFRPADVPPTAAVKFIGAGTAACIADLVTFPLDTAKVRLQIQGETGGAAKASSAQAMKYRGVFGTIATMVRTEGPCSLYNGLVAGLQRQMSFASVRIGLYDSVKQFYTKGSDHVGIGSRLLAGCTTGAMAVALAQPTDVVKVRFQAQVSAGATNKRYRGTMDAYRTIAKEEGFRGLWKGTGPNITRNAIVNCTELVTYDLIKDALLQNTPMTDDLPCHFTSAFGAGFCTTVIASPVDVVKTRYMNSAHGHYSSALNCALAMLTKEGPLAFYKGFMPSFLRLGSWNVVMFVTYEQLKRAMMAAHHNWSAPL; this comes from the exons ATGGTTGGCTTCAGACCTGCAGATGTGCCCCCGACGGCTGCTGTGAAGTTTATTGGAGCTGGAACTGCAGCATGCATTGCTGACCTTGTCACCTTTCCTCTTGACACAGCTAAAGTTAGGCTCCAG ATCCAAGGAGAGACTGGTGGTGCTGCAAAAGCAAGTTCTGCCCAGGCGATGAAGTATCGTGGTGTGTTTGGCACCATCGCCACCATGGTGCGTACGGAGGGGCCATGCAGTCTCTACAATGGGCTAGTGGCTGGACTGCAGCGCCAGATGAGCTTCGCTTCTGTCCGCATCGGCCTTTATGACTCGGTTAAGCAGTTTTACACCAAGGGTTCTGATC ATGTGGGGATTGGCAGTCGCCTGCTGGCaggctgcaccactggtgcaatGGCAGTTGCTCTGGCTCAACCCACAGATGTGGTGAAGGTGCGTTTTCAGGCTCAGGTTAGCGCCGGTGCTACTAACAAACGCTACCGTGGCACTATGGATGCTTACAGAACCATTGCCAAGGAGGAAGGGTTTCGTGGACTGTGGAAGG GAACCGGCCCAAACATCACCCGTAATGCCATAGTGAACTGTACCGAACTGGTGACTTATGACCTAATCAAAGATGCTCTTCTGCAAAACACACCAATGACTG ATGACCTTCCATGCCACTTCACATCTGCATTTGGTGCTGGTTTTTGCACAACAGTGATTGCTTCCCCAGTTGATGTTGTGAAAACGAGATACATGAACTCTGCCCATGGTCACTACAGCAGTGCTTTGAACTGTGCTCTGGCCATGCTGACCAAGGAGGGGCCTCTGGCCTTCTACAAAGG GTTTATGCCCTCTTTCCTGAGGCTGGGCTCCTGGAACGTGGTGATGTTTGTCACCTATGAACAGCTGAAACGCGCCATGATGGCAGCTCACCATAATTGGTCTGCTCCTCTTTAG